The Elephas maximus indicus isolate mEleMax1 chromosome 17, mEleMax1 primary haplotype, whole genome shotgun sequence DNA segment GGCCCTTTTCAGAGGTGTATCCATTCACCGCCTCCCTTAGCAGCTCCAATGCCCTAGTCTAGTttggggaaacaaaacaaaaacccattgccatcgaaccaattccggctcacagcaaccctgtaggacagagtagaactgccccatagggtttccaaggagtgcgtggtagattcaaactaccaccctttcggttagcagctgagctcttaacctctgtgccaccagggctcccatttgaAAGGGGCCCTAAAAATGGCTCTGAAGCATCGTTTATGCCCCAGAGGTGCGCTGTCATCCCTGCTGGTCCTGTGGGTCCCCTGGGGAGAGTGTCAGGGTTTGTCAGGGCCAGGAATGtaatgcaaaagaatgaatatgGCGTGCAACTGGCAGGCAAGGAACTGGCCGGCCACCTCCTAGCTTTTGAAGCCCTGTCGTCTCTCTGAGCTCAGCCTCCTCATTTGTAAATGGTGGAAGCTCACCTTCCCCTGGGAGTTGTGAGGGGTGACTGAGAAAACTCATTTAAAGCTGCCATTGCTTAAGTAGGACCATGCAGCAACACCACCAGTGTGCCGTGAGGCTCTGGGCAGGTCGGGGCTGCAGATCACAGGAGCGGTAAGGCCCAGGAGTATCACCCACACGAAGCTCTAGGTGTTTCCTCAGACTCTAAGCTAGCCCAGGGTGTCCTACCCAGGGCACCCATCAACTCAGGACACAGACTGCCCCTCCCAGAGATGTATATTCCCAGTGCAGCCACTAGGGGGCGCAACCATCACATCGCTGCACATTCTGTAGGCATGTCCTGGTGCAGGTGAGTCTTCTCACCTTTGTGCCAAGGCAAGGTCGCTATTGCTTTGCAGATGAAGGGGGCCCTGTCCCAGCTCAGGCAGGACCCCGCACACAACAGGGTAGCCCTCACGTCCCCCTTCTCCAGGGGATCTGACTCCTATGACCCAGGGCGTTTGCCTGGAGGGTGGGCAGGAGACCCAGGCCCCTCGCCTTTGCTTCCAGAGGCTCAGAGATGGGTAGCAGGTGGTGGGTGTGGGCATCAGGGCTCAGGGATGGAAGTCTTGCAGATACTCTGGCTGGCATCTCAGCATCTCCTGGAAGGAGGGAGGTGGGGACGTGGGAGCAGCAGCTCTAGAGCCTGAGCTTGTTCTGGGCTCCTGGCCCTGCACAGCTGCCACGGAGAGGGCAGCTCCTGGAGGAGGAGGCTGGAGGCAGGCGGCCCACCCCCTGGTGCCAAGCATGTTGCATGTGCCCTGGTCAGGGTTTGGCCATACTCAGTGGTGGCTTCGGGCAAGCAAGACCCCTCCTGCCCCTGCCTCAGCTTCTCACCTCTGGGATAAGGAGATCACACTAAATGACCCCTCCTGTAGCCTGGGTTCCCAGCAACTCCTCAGCCAAGGCCCCCAGGAGGCAGGGTGAGGGCCAGTGGAATGAGTTAGAGGCTGTCCACTGATCAATCTCAGGCCAGCTGGGGGCCCAGCTCCACACCTGCCACCCCAGTGCCTGACAACAGTGACActgcctttacagaaacaggtgtGAAGCTCAGCAAACAGCAAAGGCCCTGACTTGACAACAGGCAGCCTGTGGAGGGGAGAGGAGTGACGCTGTGAAAGGGCCTCCTCCCTCCTACTGTGAGAGGCAGCTGGGGGCAGTGCCCACTGCTCCCCGTTTAGAGCCTGCGGGAAGGAAGGCGTCGGGCTGTTGCTCTTCTCACTGTGAGCTCCCTAGAGCAGCCCCTTCTCATGAGACCCTCGGGGGTCACGATGATGCCTGGCCCCAGCCCAAGCCCCTGGCACCTTCACTTCCCTTTGTCCCCAGAACCCCAGGCTCTCTTAGTCCAGCGCACCTGCTGGGCCACAGCATGAGGCAGAGCTCATTCCCATGGGGGAGGCAGGTATGGTGGTGGCCGCCTTCGGCTCTCTGGGAGGACTCAGCAGTTCCTCCGCCCACGTCTGCGTCCACTACCAGGGCAGACCAATCTGGGTTTCCTGCTCCTTCGCTCTCCCCCACGAGTGCCAGGACAGTGCAGAGCACACACTCCCTGATGCCCGCAGTCCTGTGGCTCAGCTCAGAGTGAGGGAGTGACCCTTCGTTCACAGCCCTGCCCTGCCTCTTACCTGCAGGGGAGTTGGGGCAAGGCATGGGACTCTGAGCCTCGGGCTCCCCGTCGGTACAGTGAGGGAGGCAGCAGCTGGTTGTGAGGCCCCGCTGAGGAAATGGACTGACGGGACAGAATGAAGTTCAGAGCCCTGGAATATGAAGAGGCAGAGCTTTTGCTCTGGACCCTGCTGTTTGATAGAGTGGCGGGTTCAAGACCTGGCAAGTCCACAGATGCCCCGCTGGTGGCCCCCACAAGCACAGCCTGCCACGGCCGCCCTTGGAAAGCAAGCCTCAGAGCTGGTTGGATTTCACATTGTTGTCTTTTTATTGGATTTTCGGTTGGCATCCTGGATGCCCTGGGCTGCCATCTGACTCCTCAGACCCTCCACCCGCTCCTGGCCTCTGCTCTGGGCGCTCCAGCTGGGGACCACCAGCCTGCACCACCTCCTCCTGAGGTCTTGCAGCAACTGGGTCCCATCCCTGGGGAGGGGCTGTTTCCTGGAGAGGCAAATCCAGCTTTCCCACCACCTTCCTCTTTGCGTGTGCCAGGAGCGTGCTCCGGCACAGGGCTCAGCCCGGCCGCCCTGGGGAGCAGGCTCCAGCCCAGAGTCCCCTGACCACGCATCCCACCTCCTGGGCAGCGTCAGCTCCTCCACAGCACAGCCTGCCGCAGCTCCAGCCTACAGCTTGGTGTTGAGATGGAAGAAGTGGGGCGCAGCATAGGTGGTGGCAGGCGGCACATGCCACGCGGACGAGGCTGGACAGAGTCTGTGGCGGAGGGCACTGTCGTAGGACGCAGTGGGGAAGTGCATCAGCCCAGCGGCCATGGGTGAGGGGGCTGCAGTGGCCAGGAAGTGGGCCGGGAAGGCCGGGATGACCAGTGGGCTGAAGGGGAGAGTGGCTTGGCTTTTTAAGGGGTCTGGGGTATTGGTGAAGTTCAGTGGGCAGCGCAGCATGGTGCCCCTGTAGGCCTCCTGGGGGGCAGGCCGCAGGGCTGGGTCCAgcaggcaggagacagccaagccTGGCCCTGTGGGTGTGGCCCCACACTCACTGGCGTCCACCTCCTTCAGATAGGGAGACACTGCCCGCAGTTTTTTGCCACCGCAGGCAGCAAAGCCCTCTTCTTCCAGTCTGCGCTTGCCGCTGGTGCCCGGGCTGCTGGGGAAGGTGGACGGGGGCACTGGGCTCTCAGTGGGGACCTTGGCCATGGGGGACACCCAACAGGCTTTGGGCTTAGGGTAAGGGCTGCTCCTTCTGAAGCCGCCTTTGTGGAATGCAGAGGGGCGGTTGACATCCCCACCCCACACCAGCTGGGGCTGTTTGGCCAGCAACCCAGCCTCTTTGCTAGACGGCCCCAACAGCACCCCATCTTTAAGGCTGGGGAAGAAGTCCCGGGGGTGCTGGCTAATGGGCTTCAGCACCTCAGTGGGGTAGGCATGGAAATAGCCTGTGAAGATGGGGGCTTCCGGGCAGGGTCCTCCCTGAGCCTCCTCCCTGAGGCTGCCCCCAGGAGCCTGCAGTCCCTCCTGAGGGGTCAGTCGGTGTCTGGAGTTCTCAGCCGGCCCTCCTGGGCTCCGGGGACTCTCCAGGGGGCAAGCAGCTGGGGAGCCCTGGGGCTCCCTGTCGGAGCTGCCTGCCCCGTGGTGACAGCCCCCCTCCTGGCACTGCAAGGCCTCTGCCTTGCTCGCCTGGGCCAGGAGCTTCTTCTTGGCCAGAGGTGACATGATGCCATGTGTCTCTTTGCAGCAGAagctggacaggagccgcttgtaGGCCTCAGGGCAGCAGCTGGCCCCCACGAAGGGCAGCGTGGGTGCAGGGGCTGGGCCTGGTTGCTCAGCACTGTCCCTTGGGGACTCCTGGCTGGGGAGCTGAGCTGGGTCTGCAGTATCAGTCTTGTTCTTTCCTGGCATCATCTAGGAAAAGAGAGGACCATGCTTCAGAGCTGGCGGGGAGCCAGGCACCCCGACCTGGGACCTGGGTCGCAGTAGAGGGGTGCCTGGGGCCGCTGCTGCCCTTCCAGTGCCCTGTGCTGAACTCTCAGAAGGCGCCCCGATCTTGAACGGCACAGCCCTGTGTCAGGACATGGGGCCTGGGGAGAGGGGTGCAGGCTGGACCTAACACCTACTCGTCCCCGCACTAGAGGGCCCTTGAGCAGTGATCAGCCATGGCAAGGACAGGCGGGTGGTGGGCTGCAAGAGGCAGGGGGCAGGTGGCCCAGGGTCAGTCCCCAGCCCAGGTGGGCTCAGTGCTCACCtggtccaccagcctctccttggcctTCTTCAGCCTCTCAGTGGCCCCGTCATCCACCCGAGGCTCTTTGGACATCTTGTACTGCTTCCTGGGCTTGGAGGGGGGCAGCGGCTTGTCATCCTCCCCCTTCAGGTGCCGCACATACGGAAGGACCAGCCTGGTGGGGAGCCGGGCATGTCCACTACAGGGCCAGGGCTGCTGGGCACCCACCCACACCTCCTGCAGCTGCCTGGCCTTGGCCCCACCGAGAAGCCCACCAGAACTGTCTGAGCCCAAAGCTGTCGGCTCCTTCCCTGCCACATCTACACAGTAAACCAGGGCTCTTCCTCAGCTTGTCCAGCAAGCCCCCTGGAGCTCGGGGCCATAACCAGGGCAGAGCGGGCGCGCCCCACCTTCTGGGCGTGCTCTGTGGCTGCGCACATCCCGCCTCCCTCCTGGGTACACACAGCCATAGGGCCACCTGCACCGCAAGCTCCGCCAGGCCCCGGGAGGTGAATGCCCGGTGGACACCTCCTCCCTGCCCGCAGCCCACCTCTCATAGTGGCGGCGAGTGCACGTGGCTGCGCTGGTGCTGCCCGGGCTGCCCCCCAGCTCGTCGTACACGTTCTTCCAGAGGCGGCGGCCAGTCACCTGCAAGGGCTCCAGGTAAGAGGCGTTGCGCGAGGGGCGGGGAGGGCGCGTGGGACCGGGAGGCGCGCATGGGGTGAGGAGGTGCTAGTGGGGCGGGGAGGTGCGCCAGGATGAGGAGGTGTGCATGCGGTGGGGAGGCACGCCTGGGGTAGGCAGCACCTAGCTGTCACAGCTACTCCTCCGGCAGCAGAGGCTGGGGGGCCCCTGGCGGCCGGCCAGTTCACCCCGCCCAGGGCTGTCAGCTTGCTAGCCCAAGCAGCTTTCAGAGCATGGGGCGGGCAGAACAGATGGGGAGCAGAGGAAAACCTGCTTTGAGCAGCAAAGTGCGAGCAGGCAGGAGAGCTCGGGAGGGGCAGGACTGGGGTCTGTGAGCACAGCGTGGCTCTTCCCAGTTGTGTCTGCCCCCACGCTGTCGGCTCCGCTCCTCCTCTTCACCTTCCCCCCTATCCCCCAGCATTGTTGACATGCACCTGGGACATGCCCATGGTAAGGACCCGGGGTGCCTTCCTTACCAGCTCATAGGCCCCCAGCTTCTCCACTGCCTTGTAGATCTTCCACAGGTtaactggagaaaagaaaggGATGGGACAGGCCGTCAGTCCCTGCGGGTGGAGGCGGCAGCCAGCGGCCTGTGCCCATTGGCCGTTAGACCAGAACCAAGACCGGCACTCAGACAGGGCCACTGTTGTGGATAGCAGGCTGTGCCCCATGCAGTTGTGATCCAAGGGCCGCGGAGGGTGGCAGACCAGCTCTGCCCCTTTGCCAACCCGGTGCCTGGGTGGACAGTGTCCTGGGTCACCAGAGTGGAGGTACCTGCCCAACTCTGGCGCCGGCTCTGCCCAGATGCCCTGCCTGGAGGGTTCCCTGCCTGACCCACCCTCCCTCTGCCAGCCCCAGGGACGCACTCTGCTTGAAGCCGAGATGGGGCACCCTCTCGATGGGCGTGTGTCGCTCCTTCATGAACTTGTAGAGGCTGACCAGGAAGGCTTGCTCCTCCTCCCGTTCCCCGCCTGCCTCGGGGGGTTCCTGGGGAAAGAACCGCAGGCGTTGGGATGGGCCCCAGTCGGGGCTGGCTGTGTACCTATTGGTTGTTGGGGAGCACCCAACCCCAGGCTTCCACATGAAGGAGcaggcccccagccccagcctacTGCTCTGGGCTGCAGTGATTGTTCCCGGGGTCACAAAGGCATAGCCATCAGCTCTCACTGCCTGGGGGCCTAGGACAGGGGCCAAACCAAGGCCCTCCGCAAAGACCCTGC contains these protein-coding regions:
- the ARID5A gene encoding AT-rich interactive domain-containing protein 5A isoform X1, with the protein product MAPPAKGKRKQSEGDDPQDPCVSPEPDGEQSRSQSPIQLEEPPEAGGEREEEQAFLVSLYKFMKERHTPIERVPHLGFKQINLWKIYKAVEKLGAYELVTGRRLWKNVYDELGGSPGSTSAATCTRRHYERLVLPYVRHLKGEDDKPLPPSKPRKQYKMSKEPRVDDGATERLKKAKERLVDQMMPGKNKTDTADPAQLPSQESPRDSAEQPGPAPAPTLPFVGASCCPEAYKRLLSSFCCKETHGIMSPLAKKKLLAQASKAEALQCQEGGCHHGAGSSDREPQGSPAACPLESPRSPGGPAENSRHRLTPQEGLQAPGGSLREEAQGGPCPEAPIFTGYFHAYPTEVLKPISQHPRDFFPSLKDGVLLGPSSKEAGLLAKQPQLVWGGDVNRPSAFHKGGFRRSSPYPKPKACWVSPMAKVPTESPVPPSTFPSSPGTSGKRRLEEEGFAACGGKKLRAVSPYLKEVDASECGATPTGPGLAVSCLLDPALRPAPQEAYRGTMLRCPLNFTNTPDPLKSQATLPFSPLVIPAFPAHFLATAAPSPMAAGLMHFPTASYDSALRHRLCPASSAWHVPPATTYAAPHFFHLNTKL
- the ARID5A gene encoding AT-rich interactive domain-containing protein 5A isoform X2, translated to MKERHTPIERVPHLGFKQINLWKIYKAVEKLGAYELVTGRRLWKNVYDELGGSPGSTSAATCTRRHYERLVLPYVRHLKGEDDKPLPPSKPRKQYKMSKEPRVDDGATERLKKAKERLVDQMMPGKNKTDTADPAQLPSQESPRDSAEQPGPAPAPTLPFVGASCCPEAYKRLLSSFCCKETHGIMSPLAKKKLLAQASKAEALQCQEGGCHHGAGSSDREPQGSPAACPLESPRSPGGPAENSRHRLTPQEGLQAPGGSLREEAQGGPCPEAPIFTGYFHAYPTEVLKPISQHPRDFFPSLKDGVLLGPSSKEAGLLAKQPQLVWGGDVNRPSAFHKGGFRRSSPYPKPKACWVSPMAKVPTESPVPPSTFPSSPGTSGKRRLEEEGFAACGGKKLRAVSPYLKEVDASECGATPTGPGLAVSCLLDPALRPAPQEAYRGTMLRCPLNFTNTPDPLKSQATLPFSPLVIPAFPAHFLATAAPSPMAAGLMHFPTASYDSALRHRLCPASSAWHVPPATTYAAPHFFHLNTKL
- the ARID5A gene encoding AT-rich interactive domain-containing protein 5A isoform X3, whose product is MSKEPRVDDGATERLKKAKERLVDQMMPGKNKTDTADPAQLPSQESPRDSAEQPGPAPAPTLPFVGASCCPEAYKRLLSSFCCKETHGIMSPLAKKKLLAQASKAEALQCQEGGCHHGAGSSDREPQGSPAACPLESPRSPGGPAENSRHRLTPQEGLQAPGGSLREEAQGGPCPEAPIFTGYFHAYPTEVLKPISQHPRDFFPSLKDGVLLGPSSKEAGLLAKQPQLVWGGDVNRPSAFHKGGFRRSSPYPKPKACWVSPMAKVPTESPVPPSTFPSSPGTSGKRRLEEEGFAACGGKKLRAVSPYLKEVDASECGATPTGPGLAVSCLLDPALRPAPQEAYRGTMLRCPLNFTNTPDPLKSQATLPFSPLVIPAFPAHFLATAAPSPMAAGLMHFPTASYDSALRHRLCPASSAWHVPPATTYAAPHFFHLNTKL